TGGCCGCCCGCCACGTCGCCGACACCCAGACCTATCTGCTGGCCGGTGACCCCGAACAGCGGATCGTGGCGCTGTCGCCGCAGGCGCTGGCCCAGCGTCAACGGTGAAAGGTTCACTGTGCGAACGGCTTTGATCACCGGCGGCAGCGGCGGGATCGGTAAGGCGTGCGGACGCAGGCTGGCCGAGGCCGGTTACGACGTGGTGCTCACCGCGCGCCGGGAAGCCCCGCTGCGCGCGGCCGCCGAGGAGATCGGCGCCCGCTATGTCGTCGCCGACGCCAGCAGCCCGGAGACCTTCGCGCCGGCCGCCGAGGCGGCCGGCGCGATCGGACTGGTGGTCCACGCATCCGGGATACTGGGCGGAACCTACGCGCGTAAACAGACTTTCGAGCAGTGGCGCGCGACGATGTCGGCCAACCTCGACTCCTGTTTCGTGGTGACGTCGGCGGCGCTGCCCCGGATGACGGCGGGTTCGCGGTTCGTGTTCATCTCGTCGTCGGCCGCGCATGAACCGATGCGGGCGCGGACCGCGTACTCGGCGGCCAAGGCCGGCATGAACGGGTTCGCCGGCGCACTGGCTCAGGAGGTCGACCGCGACGGAATCGCCGTACACATCGTCACGCCCGGCCCGGTGGAAACGGACATGCTGCAGGACGTGCCGTTCGAGATGTACGCGATCCGGGCCGCCGATGTCGCCGAAGCGGTCGCCTGGCTCGACACCCTCGATCCCGGGGTGGACGTGCCGGAGATCAGGCTGCACGCGGTCACCCGCGGTCCGTCAGCTCGGCCACCGGTGGTTCCCCTCGAGGTTCAGCGCCGCGCGTCGTCGGGAGCGCCTTGACCGTCGCGGGCAGCCCGTAGAGCGCGGTCGCGTTGCCGCGCATGATGCGTTCGCGTTGATCGGCGGGGAACCGGCGTACCGCCCACTCCGGCGAGTCGTAGCTCCAGTGCGGGTAGTCGGTGGAGAACATCAGATTGTCGCCGAGATCCATCATCTCGAGATACTCGCGGTACTCGCGAACGTTGACCTCCTCGAGCGGTTGCGTGGTGAAGCGCACGTGCTCACGGACGTAGTCCGACGGCCTGCGCCGGACATACGGCAGGTCTCCGCGGCGCTGCTCCCAGATCCGGTCCATGCGCCACATCAGCGGCATCGCCCACGTGAAGCCGCCCTCGACGAACACCACCCGCAACTGCGGGTGGCGGTCGAACGCGCCGTCGAACACCAGGCTCATCAGGTGCGCCGCGTACAGCAGCGGCCACGACGCGAAGAAGTCGTGCCAGTGCGCGGGGTTGCCGACCGGATAGATCGGGATCAGCTCGTACGGCGTCTGCCCCATCAGGTGGGTCGCGACCGGCAGCCCGTGCCGGGCCGCTGCGGTGTAGAGTGGGTCGAAATACGGGCTGCCGAACGGGATTCCGCGAGTCTGCGGTGTCATCAGCACCTCGGCCATATACGGGTGGTCTGCCCAGCGCTCGATCTCGCGGGCGGCAGCGTGGGGGTCCTGCGCCGTCACGCTGATCGCCCCGCGCCACCGGCCGTGCCAGTTGTTCGCGCCCAGCCACACGTCGGCCAGCCAGTCGTTGTAGGTGGCCTTCAGCACGTGCTCGGCCTGAGGCAGCTGGGCGTCGCACATCGGTTCCAGCATCGCGATGCTCACGCCCGCACGGGTCAGCAGTTGTTCGGCCGCGAAGTCCGGATCGCTGCCGGGCAGTCCCCCGCCGGGCGGTTTGGCGTCCACCCGAAGCGAATTCGTCTTGTACGAGTCGGGGGTGTCGTAGAAGTACCCGACGGGCGCGACGGCGTTGCCCGTCGGCCACAGCGTGTCCTTCCATTCGGCCGGTGCGTAGGACTTCAGCACGTCGGCCGACACCGGCATCGGATGCACATCGGTGTCGACGATCGTCACCGCGACATCCTCGGCCGCTGCCTGCCGCCGCTCCTCCGTCGTCGTCATCACACTCCCGCCTCGACATCGTTCATCAACCCGTACAACTCGTTGGCGTTGCGCCACAACACTTTCTCGCGCTGCTCCGCGCTGAGCCCGGCGGCCGCAGCGGCCGGGTCCGTCGTCGACCAGTGCGGATACTGCGAGCCGTACATCACCAGCTCCGCCTTGTCGGTGAACTCCATCCACCGCTCGGCCAGCCCCGCATCGGTCGGGCCGTCGAACGCCGACGTGCAGAACCGCACGTGCTCGCCGAGGTACTCACTCGGATAGCGGTCGACCCACGGAGTCTGGTCGCGCATCGACAGCCAGAAGGTGTCCAGCCGCCACATCAGCGGAGTGAGAATGTCGTAGCCGCCGTCGGTGAACACGAAGCGCAGGCCGGCGTGTCTGCCGAACGTCCCTTCCACGATCAGCGTCGCGAGGTGGACGAACGCGTTGAGCGGCATGAAGGAGGCGTAACCGGGATAGGTGTGCGCGTGACCGGCGAAGGTCGGCGGGTGATCGACGCCGTTGCCGCCGTTGATGTGGACCGCCACCGGCAGTCCGTGCGCCGCGGCCGCCTCCCAGATCGGTTCGAACATCGGTTTGCCGTACGGTTCGCGCGACTGCAGGGGCACGCCCACCTGCACCATCTGCGGATGGCCGGCCCACCGCTCGATCTCGGCGACGGCGCCTTTGACGTCTTCGGGGTTGACCCGGATCGTGCCGCGGAACCGGCCCGCACCGGCTTCCAGCCAGCGGTCCGCCAGCCAGTCGTTGACCGCCGCGCAGATCCTGCTGTTGAGCAGATAGTCGGCGATGTTCCCACGAGTCAACGGGTTCAGGATCGCCCAGTCGACACCGCCCTGCTCGAACAGATGGTGCGAGACAGCCTCCGGATCCGATCCGGGATAGGGCGCGCCGTAGAGGTCCTGCCGGTAGTCACCGCCGGGTGCCTGGTACCACTGCTGCTCCACGTCGGGGATCGCGCGCAGCTTGTGGGGCGCCGCCAGATACCGCCGGATTTCGGCGTTGTAGCGGAAGTGCGGTTGCACGCACGTGTCGATGACGGTCATGCGGTCAGGAACACCTGCCCATCGGTGACGTCGACCTCGTAGGTGCGCACCCGCTTGGTCGGGTCGGCCAGATTGACTCCGGTGGTGATGTCGAACTCCCACTGGTGCCACGGGCAGCGCACGACGCTGCCGTCGCGCACATGCCTGATCCGGTCGGGCGACTCGGGCGCGTATTCGGTTGTGCCCCTGACGTATCCCTCGCACAGCGGAGCGCCCTCGTGCGCGCAGTAGTTCGCGATCGCGTACAACGCCCCGCCGATGTTGTAGACCCCGACACCGAACGCGCCCGCCGACACCAGCTTCATGCTCCCCGGCGGCAACTCCTCGATCGCGCAGACGGGTCGGCGCTGCATGACGTCTCCTCGGTTCTTGACCTAGACTACCTAAAATAGTAAAGATAGGCGCACCGAGTTGTCGGGGAGGCCATTTGACCGACGGAGAGGACCGGGCGCCGTGAGGAGCCGGGCGGCGATACTGCACGACGTCGGCGGGCCGTGGTCGGTCGAGGACTTCGAGCTCGCTCCCCCGCGCGCGGGCGAGGTGCTCGTCGAGATGGCCGCAGCCGGGCTGTGCCACTCCGACGACCACATCCTGCAGGGCGACATGTCGGTGTCCAACGCGATCGCCGAGGAGTACGGGCTGACCCCGATGTTCCCGATGATCGGCGGGCACGAGGGAGCCGGCACTGTCGTCGCGATCGGCGATCACGTCAGCGAATTCGCGCCCGGCGATCACGTCGTGATGTCCTTCGTCGCGGTCTGCGGCCAGTGCCGCTGGTGCGCGTCGGGCATGGAGTATCTGTGCGACGAGGGCGCCGGGACGATGACGCCCGGCATGCCGACCGACGGTACCTTCCGCCACCACACCCTCGACGGGCGTCCGCTCGGTCATCTGTCCAAGATCGGCGCGTTCGCCACGCACACCGTCGTGTCGGCGCACTCACTGGTCAAGATCGAACCGCACCTGCCCCTGGTGGCCGCCGCGCTGCTGTCCTGTGCGGTGCCCACCGGATACGGGTCGGCGGCCAACCGGGCCGGTGTGCGCGGCGGCGACACGGTCGTGGTCGTCGGTGCCGGCGGGATCGGCACCGCGGCGATCCAGGGTGCCCGGATCAACGGCGCGGCGCAGATCGTGGCCGTCGACCCGGTCGAGTTCAAACAGAAGGCCGCGCTGCGTTTCGGTGCCACCCACAGTGTTTCGTCGATTCCCGAGGCGCTCGACCTGGTCCGCGACCTGACCCAGGGCGTGATGGCCGACAGCGTGGTGGCCGCGCCGTCGCTGATCGCCGGCGACGACGTCGGCGCGTACCTCAAACTGACCCGCAAGGGCGGCACCTGCGTGCTGACCGGGATGACCCCGCAGACCACCCGCTCGGCGAAGATCGCGCTGCAGGACTTCATCCTGTGGAACAAGAGCCTCGTCGGCACCGTCTTCGGGTCGTGCAATCCGAAGGCCGACATCAACCGGCTGGCCCGGCTCTACCAGTCGGGACAACTCCAACTCGAGGAGATGATCACCCGCCGGTACCGGCTCGACGACATCAACGCTGCCTATGACGACCTGCGCAACGGCGAGATCATCCGCGGCGTCATCGATTTCGCGCTGCGCTGACGGTCAGTTCAGGCTGTAGAAGCGCTGCGCGTTGCGGGCGCCGACCTTCGCGCGGGCGGCATCGGAGATGTCGTCGCGTCCACGCAGCGGTTTCGTGCTCTCCGGCCAGTCCCCGTCCCAGTGCGGGTAGTCGCTGGCGAACATGATGAAGTCGTCACCGAGCACATCGATGACGCCGGGCAGAATCGGTTCGCCCGCCTCGCAGGTAACCCAGATGTTGCCCGCCGCAAGGTAGTCGTGCGGATCGCGCCGCCAGCCATCCTCGATCCAGTGACCCCGCTTGACGTAGTGGTCCTGCAGGCGGTCGATGAAGTACGGCAGCCAGCCGACGCCGGCCTCCAGGAACGCCACCCGCAGCGCCGGATGCCGGTCGAACACCCCGCCGGACACCAGCGACGTCATCGCGACCATCTGGTCGAACGGGAAGCTGATCGTGTGCACCTGAACGTAATTGGTGAAGCGGTCCACGCCGATCTTCGGCAGGTGCATGCCGGGGGCACCGTGGACGCCCAACGGCATGTCCAGATCAACGGCCGCGGCGTAGAACGGGTCGAGGTCGGGGTGGTCCAAGTTCTTCGTCCGCAGCCCGGGCGGCAGATGGGTGGCGACCAGGCCGAGGTCCTTGGCCTCGCGCATGATGTCGATTGCGGTGCGGCCCAACTCGATCGGGGTGACCGCGACCCCGCGCAGCCGGCCTCGCGACGATGCGCAGTAGTCGGCGATCCAGCGGTTGTAGAGCCGGGCGAAGCCGGCGGCGAACCCGGGATCGCGCAGTGTCGGCGTGCACAGTCCGAGGCTCGGATACAACACCATGACATCGATGTGGTCGCGCTCGGCGTTGGCGGCGACACCCTCGGCGGTGCGGCAGTTCAGACCGGGCGCCGAAGTCAACCCGTGCTCGGTGGGGCAACCCGCGCCCGGTCCGGTCGACTCCGGGTAATGCCGCCCCTCGATCACCAGGCCGAGACCATCTGTGCGGGGTGCGATGTGCCGCGGCCATCGCTGCATCGCCTCGACCGCCAGCGACGCACCTTCGGCGACGTGCCCGTCGGCATCGATGATCCGCATCAGTTTGCTAAAACTAGCAGGCAAAGCCGAAATCGCAGCCAGTCTCGGCAAGGTTGCGCTCAGGCGCGGTGCGGAAACCGGCCGTCCGTGCGCACTATGGGGGCGTCAGTACTGGCCGAGCGGCCGGCACACGTTCGAGATGGGATTCCAGTACTCCCCAGGCGCGCACGCCAGCGGGGCCGTCGCCACCGGGCCCCGGCACACGTTGGCCACGGGGTCCCACCACCCGCCGGGGCAGTTGAGCGGCTGCGCCGCCGCGGACGGCGCCATCAACAGGGAAAGTGCCGCGACCGGAGCAGCAGCTGCGGTGGCGACCATCGAACGACGAATGATCTTGTGCATGCGTCGAGCTTGCCCCGAACCGGGCCGCCATAAACAGCCGGGTCGCACGTCCTAATTCACTACGACGTCGAGGCGTTCCCAGCCGCGCACCGTCGACGTCGGCGCCAGCCGCGCGGTCGTGGTGTCGATGTCCCATTCGGGCCAGCGGTTGAGCAGCTCGTCGAGCGCGACGCGCCCCTCGAGTCGCGCCAGGTTGGCGCCCAGGCAGTAATGCACACCCTTGCCGAACGTGATGTGGCTGATGTTGTCGCGGCGGATGTCGAACACATCGGGGCGGTCGTAGCGGCGTGGGTCGCGGTTGGCCGATCCGAACATCAGCAGGATGGCCGCGCCGGCCGGCGCGGTGCGTCCGTGCGCCTCGAAATCCCGGGTCACCAGGCGAGCGACATTGTGGCCGGTCGGCTCGAATCGCAGCGTCTCGTCGACCGCGCGGGCCAGCAGCGACCGGTCCTGCACCACGTCGCGACGCTGGTCGGGGTGTTCGGCGAGCACCTTGGCCAGCCAGCCGATCAGCCGCCCGGTGGTCTCGTTGCCGGCGCCGGCCACCACCTGGGTGTAGTGCAGCACCTCCTTGCGGGTGAGCTTGCGCGTGACCCCCTGCTCGTCTTCGAACTCGACGTTCAGCAGCGCGGTCATCAGATCGTCCGACGGGTTCTGCGCGCGCCAGTCGACGTACTCGGCGTAGATGCTGCCGTCGGCGATCTTGTCGGCCCGCACCACTTTCATCGGTGAGCCGGGCTTGGTGCGCAGGCTGGCGTCATTGGCGTCGCGCACCGAGACCTGTTCGGACTCAGGGATGCCCAACAGCATCCCGATCACGCGCATCGGCATCATCGAGGCCAGTTCGGCGATGATGTCGAACCGGTCGACGCCCACCAGCGGGTCCAGGCAATTGACGCAGTACTGCCGGATCTGATCCTCGAGCTCGGCCATCCGCCGCGGGGTGAAGACCCGGGACATCAAGCCCCGCAGCATGGTGTGGACCGGTGGATCCTCCATCATCATCACGCCTTTGGGCATGTCGAACTGCGACTGGATCAGTTCGAGGATGTCGCCGCGGCTGTTGGAGAAGGTCTGCCAGTCGAGCAGCGCGCGCTCGACGTCCTCGTGCCGCGACAGCGCCCAGAAGTCGTACTGCTCGTTGTGGTACAGCGGCGCTTCCTCGCGGAGCCGCTCGTAGGTCGGATACGGGTCGGCCACGATGTCCACCCGGTACGGGTCGTAGTAGACGGCCTTTTCGTCGATTGCGGTCACGTAGGCTCCCTACTTCAGAAGGCTGCCGGCGTCGACCGGCAGTGGCACGCCGGTGATGTAGCGAGCTTCGTCGGAGGCCAGGAACAGCACGGCGTTGCTGATGTCGACCGGCTCCACCCACGGGATCGGCAGGAAGTGGAACGACTGGCAGATCGGCGCCAGGTCCTCGGGTCCGGGGTTCTCGAGGTCGGGGCGGAACAGCCGATAGGTCGGCTCGTTCATCAGCAGCGGCGTGCACACATGCGTCGGGTGCACGCTGTTGACCCGGATCGAATGCTGGCCGAGTTCGACGGCGAAGGTCCGCATCAACCCGACGACACCGTGCTTCGCGGCGATGTAGTGACCCACCTGCGGGTAGGCCTTGGTGCCGCCGACCGAGCTGGTGAGGATGATCGAGCCGCCGGGACCGCCGGCGAGCAGATGCGGAACGGCCGCCTTGACGGTCTTCCACACGCCGCCGAGGTTGACGTCGATCGTCTCGTCGAAGCGGTCTTCGGCCATCTTGTGCAGCTTCACGCCGGTGGTGCCGATCCCCGCATTGGCCACGACGATGTCGAGCCTGCCGAGCTGTTCGACGCCGCTGTCCACGGCCGCCTTCAGCGCGTCGTAGTCGCGGACATCGACCTCGGCGGTCACGATGCGCCGGTCGAGGTTCTTCACCATGTCCGCGGTCTCGGCGAGATCTTCGGGGGTGGCGGCCGGGGCGGTCGAGTACGCGAAGCCGCGGCAGATGTCGACGGCGATGATGTCGGCGCCCTCCTGCGCCAGGCGCACCGCGTGGCTGCGCCCTTGACCGCGCGCGGCACCGGTGACGAATGCGACCTTGCCCTCTACCCGACCGGTCATCGGCGCCGCTCCCCTCACTTGTTGGGCGATCGCCCAACATCTAGGCTGGCGCCATGTCTAGCAGCCCCGTCGGGGAGCGGTCAAGGGGTGGCCGGGAGTCGGCGACGCGGGCCGCGCTGATCGAGGCGACGGCGCAGGTCATGCTCGAAGAGGGCTACGCGGCGGCGACGTCGCGACGGGTCGCCAACCGCGCGGGGGTCAAGCCGGCGCTCGTGCACTACTACTTCCCGAGCATGGACGACCTCTTTCTGGCCGTGCTGCGCGAAGGCGCGGAGGCGAACCTGGCGCGCCAGCGCGACGCGGTGGTCTCCGACGAACCGCTGCACGCGCTGTGGCGGCTCAACAGCACCCACGGCGCGCGGCTGTTCATGGAGTTCATCGCGCTGGCCAATCACCGCAAGGCCATCCGCAGCGAGATCGCGGCCTACGCCGAGCGTTTCGGCGACGCCGAGGAGGCCGCGGTGGCCGCGGCGATGACCGCGCACGGCGTCGACCTGCAGGCGTTTCCGCCGGTGGTGATGTCTATGATAGTCACCAGCTTGGCTCGAATCGTGCTGCTGGAGCGCGGGCTCGGCATCACCCGAGGCCACGCCGAAGCCGAGGCGTTCATCCAGCGCTATCTCGACCGCTTCGAACGCCCGTCGTCGTGACCCCCGTGTGTGACCTGGATCACGCTGCGGAGTCGGTGGTGACCAGCAGCACGATGACTTGAGTTAATCTGTGCCTCAGTGAGAACTTATACGGGCTAAGTTATGTTCAGCGAGATCACAGAGACCGAAAACGACTGAGGGCGGATATGCGCGGCACTGGGCGGGACAAATAGATGCTCCGACTCGCGAAAAAGGTCTGGATCCCCATCGTCATCATCGTGGTGGTGGTGATCGCCGGCTTCACGGTCAGCCGTATCCGCACCTTCTTCGGCGCTGAGGGCATCATCGTGACGCCCAGGGTGTTCGCCGAGGATCCCGAACCGTTCGACCCGAAGGTCGTCAAGTACGAGATCTTCGGAACGGGTTCCTACGCCGACATCAACTACCTCGATCTCGACGCACGACCGCAACGTGTCGACGGTGCATCGCTGCCCTGGTCTCTGACGCTGCAGACCACGGCGCCATCGGCGGCTCCCAACATCGTCGCCCAGGGCGACGGCGGGAGCATCACCTGCCGGATCACCGTCGATGACGAAGTCAAAGACGAAAGAACCTCCACCGGCGTGAACGCTCAAACCTTCTGCTTTGTGAAATCCGCATGAGTTCGGCGACGAACGAACCGCAAACCGACCCCTTCCCGCCGGTCCGGCACGCCAAGCGGCCGTTCATCCCGCGGATGATCCGGACCTTGGCGGTCCCCATCATCATCGGCTGGGTCGCGGTGATCGCGGTGCTCAACATCTCGGTGCCGCAGCTCGAGACCGTCGGCCAGCAGCGCGCGGTCTCGATGAGCCCGGATTTCGCGCCGTCGATGATCGCGATGAAGCGGGTCGGCAAGGTCTTCGAGGAGTACGACTCCGACAGCTCGGCGATGATCGTCATCGAGGGCGACAAGCCGCTCGGTGAGGACACCCGCGCGTTCTACGGCGAGATGGTCGCCAAGCTCGAGGCGGACAAGCGACACGTCCAGAGCGTGCAGGACTTCTGGAGCGATCCGCTCACCGCCTCCGGCGCACAGAGCAGCGACGGCAAAGCCGCCTACGTGCAGGTCTACCTGTCCGGCAACCAGGGTGAGGCGCTGGCCAACGAGTCGGTCGAGGCGGTGCAGTCCCTCGTCGACGGCATGCAGCCACCGCCGGGCGTGAAGGTGTTCGTGACCGGTCCGGCCGCGCTCGCGGCCGACCAGCACATCGCCAGCGACCGCAGTATGCAGGTGATCGAGGCGCTCACCTTCACGGTGATCATCACGATGCTGCTGCTGGTGTACCGCTCGATCATCACGGTGCTGCTGACGCTGGTGATGGTCGTACTCCAGCTGGCTGCGACCCGCGGCATGGTGGCGTTCCTCGGCTACCACGAGATCATCGGGCTCTCCCCGTTCGCGACCAACCTCCTGGTGACCCTGGCGATCGCCGCGGGCACCGACTACGCGATCTTCCTGACCGGCCGATATCAGGAGGCCCGCGGGACCGGTGAAGACCGAGAGTCGGCCTATTACACGATGTTCCACGGCACGGCGCACGTCGTGCTCGGTTCCGGCCTGACGATCGCCGGCGCCCTGTTCTGCCTGAGCTTCACCCGGCTGCCGTACTTCCAGACCATGGGCGTGCCGTTGGCGGTCGGCATGGTCACCTCGGTGCTCGCGTCGCTGACGCTCGGGCCCGCGATCATCAGCGTCGCCAGCCGGTTCGGCAAGGTGCTCGAGCCCAAACGGGCGATGCGGGTGCGCGGTTGGCGCAAGATCGGCGCGGCGGTCGTGCGGTGGCCTGGGCCGATCCTGGTCGCGACGATCGCGCTGTCGCTGGTCGGTCTGCTCGCGCTGCCGGGCTATCGGACCAACTACAACGACCGCAACTATCTGCCGGCTGATCTGCCGGCCAACGAGGGCTACGCGGCCGCCGACCGGCACTTCTCGCAGGCCCGGATGAACCCCGAACTGCTGATGGTCGAAAGCGACCACGACCTACGCAACTCCGCGGACTTCCTGGTCATCGACAAGATCGCCAAGCAGATCTTCCGCGTGCCGGGGATCTCCCGCGTGCAGGCCATCACCCGGCCCGACGGTAAGCCGATCGAGCACACGTCGATCCCGTTCCAGATCAGCATGCAGGGCACCACCCAGCAGATGAACCAGAAGTACCTGCAGGACCGGATGGCCGACATGCTAGTGCAGGCCGACGAGATGTCCAAGACCATCGAGACCATGGAGAAGATGTCCGCCCTCACCGAGGAGATGGCGGCCACCACCCACAACATGGTCACGAAGATGAAGGACATGACGGTCGACGTGGCCGAATTGCGCGACAACATCGCCAATTTCGACGACTTCTTCCGGCCGATCCGCAACTACTTCTACTGGGAACCGAAGTGCTACAACATCCCGATCTGCTGGGCGCTTCGGTCGATCTTCGACACGCTTGACGGCATCGACACGATGACTACCGACATCCAGGAACTGATTCCCGACATGGAGCGGCTGGATCAGCTGATGCCGCAGATGGTCACCCTGATGCCGCCGATGATCGACACCATGAAGACCATGCGCACGATGATGCTGACGATGTATGCCTCGCAGAAGGGCATGCAGGATCAGATGGCGGCGCTGCAGGAGAACTCGACTGCGATGGGCGACGCGTTCGACGCGTCGATGAACGACGACTCGTTCTACCTGCCGCCGGAGGTCTTCGACAACGAAGAGTTCAAGAAGGGCATGGAGAACTTCATCTCCCCCGACGGCAAGTCGGTGCGGTTCATCATCGCCCACGACGGTGACCCGATGACCGAAGAGGGCATCGCCCGGATCGACTCGATCAAGCAGGCGGCCAAGGAAGCCATCAAGGGCACCCCGCTCGAAGGCTCCAAGATCTACCTGGCCGGAACCGCGGCGGTCTACAAGGACATGTCCGACGGCAACAACTACGACCTGATGATCGCGGCGATCCTCGCTCTGGCGTTGATCTTCACGATCATGCTGATCCTCACCCGCAGCGTGGTCGCCGCCGCGACAATCGTTGGCACCGTGGTGATCTCGCTGGGCGCCTCGTTCGGTTTGTCGATCCTGATCTGGCAGCACATCCTGGGCATCGAGTTGCACTGGATGGTGATGGCGATGGCGATCATCATCTTGTTGGCGGTCGGCGCCGACTACAACCTGCTACTGGTGTCACGGCTGAAGGAAGAACTGCACGCCGGGGTCAACACCGGGATCATCCGGGCGATGGGCGGCAGCGGTTCGGTGGTCACCTCAGCAGGTCTGGTGTTCGCGTTCACGATGATGTCGATGGCGGTCAGCGAACTCACAGTCATCGGACAGGTCGGCACCACCATCGGGCTGGGTCTATTGTTCGATACGTTGGTGATCCGCGCGTTCATGACGCCTTCGATCGCCGCGCTGATGGGTAAATGGTTCTGGTGGCCGCAGCGGGTGCGGAGCCGGCCCGTGCCGGCTCCGTGGCCCAAGCCCAAGGAATT
The window above is part of the Mycolicibacterium rutilum genome. Proteins encoded here:
- a CDS encoding MMPL/RND family transporter — protein: MSSATNEPQTDPFPPVRHAKRPFIPRMIRTLAVPIIIGWVAVIAVLNISVPQLETVGQQRAVSMSPDFAPSMIAMKRVGKVFEEYDSDSSAMIVIEGDKPLGEDTRAFYGEMVAKLEADKRHVQSVQDFWSDPLTASGAQSSDGKAAYVQVYLSGNQGEALANESVEAVQSLVDGMQPPPGVKVFVTGPAALAADQHIASDRSMQVIEALTFTVIITMLLLVYRSIITVLLTLVMVVLQLAATRGMVAFLGYHEIIGLSPFATNLLVTLAIAAGTDYAIFLTGRYQEARGTGEDRESAYYTMFHGTAHVVLGSGLTIAGALFCLSFTRLPYFQTMGVPLAVGMVTSVLASLTLGPAIISVASRFGKVLEPKRAMRVRGWRKIGAAVVRWPGPILVATIALSLVGLLALPGYRTNYNDRNYLPADLPANEGYAAADRHFSQARMNPELLMVESDHDLRNSADFLVIDKIAKQIFRVPGISRVQAITRPDGKPIEHTSIPFQISMQGTTQQMNQKYLQDRMADMLVQADEMSKTIETMEKMSALTEEMAATTHNMVTKMKDMTVDVAELRDNIANFDDFFRPIRNYFYWEPKCYNIPICWALRSIFDTLDGIDTMTTDIQELIPDMERLDQLMPQMVTLMPPMIDTMKTMRTMMLTMYASQKGMQDQMAALQENSTAMGDAFDASMNDDSFYLPPEVFDNEEFKKGMENFISPDGKSVRFIIAHDGDPMTEEGIARIDSIKQAAKEAIKGTPLEGSKIYLAGTAAVYKDMSDGNNYDLMIAAILALALIFTIMLILTRSVVAAATIVGTVVISLGASFGLSILIWQHILGIELHWMVMAMAIIILLAVGADYNLLLVSRLKEELHAGVNTGIIRAMGGSGSVVTSAGLVFAFTMMSMAVSELTVIGQVGTTIGLGLLFDTLVIRAFMTPSIAALMGKWFWWPQRVRSRPVPAPWPKPKELTTSGSEGAQ